In the genome of Stomoxys calcitrans chromosome 4, idStoCalc2.1, whole genome shotgun sequence, the window ATATTTTTGGCTCAAAACAAACTCACTAAGTATAAAATAACTGTACACTAAAGACgccaaaaacattttccaaggcTGTTCCAACTAACGATTACTCATTGCGGATGTTCAAAATTGAAGAACGTAGACTTTTATGTGTCTTAAAATATGAATTGTGTTATGTGTTCTGATAAAAACcgttaaatttcaaattttcttaattgttatttgtgttgttattggtttcaagttttttgaaaaattatcagcCTATTTATGTTACAACATTTCCCGTAACAGCCATTTATGAGggggtatgtagacttttctgtaTCACTGTAGGTCTTCCGacacacgctcttacttgccgcacctattctaCATTAGTGCGCCCGTAGTTCTACATGTCCGGTGATGATACCGAAAACCATACTAAATGAACGTTCCTTTAAAACGCTCTCGTATTGGTTTTAAATTAGAACGCAGATTAGGTGGTATAGTGTtttacagggtagctgacacaaTGTGTTACCAACGCAAATGACCACAATCTTATGGCAGCCGGGTGTTCGTATCGGATTGACACGATGGAGTCATCCAGCAACCAGGGCTGCCGCCtgagtgtacaacacactcATACAACAGCAATAACCACATATTTtgagtgaaaatatttttttttgattgaaatgAACAAAAGGAAATGCGACTTTGAGAGCTGCTTTGAAGCCGTAAGCACGTAAATATTTCGGTCGTAGACAAAGAAATGACCAACAAGACTACGCACTGTCATATGAAGCAAGTGTAAACCAAGAATGCACTTCATTTCATCCACACAGTGGCTGTCCAATTCGCCATATGCCAAACCGATGGGCACTTTTAGAAACCAATGTAAGGACTAAAtaatatggcaatatggatgaAAGCCATTATACAAGTAGTGGCCAAAATAACGATAGCTtacaattgttgttgtagccacatctgCATGTGGTGGTAGCGATCCTCGCCAGGCTCCTATAGGTGTGAAAGCTGGTACCGGTCTATAGGATGGAGCGGATAAATAGGTCTGTGGCCCTATGTTTTGCAGATCAATTAAAGAATTAATAACTCAAAGAGATTTAGCGTAAAGTAGCGTAAAGTAAAGGgcgcccggtagccgagttggtagcgtgcttggattaccagtgcaggggtcgtgggttcgattcccgccagaagccttggtctgtcgctactgtggtatcacaatggacttaaaattgtctaagtgagtctgtgaaggactgccactcttacctaacctaacctagcgtaAAGTCGATGGAAGCGGTTCAAAACTGAAATACTTCATAGCCCTGAGAAAAGAAGTGAACAATGCCATACAACGAGCAAAAGCCAGTCATTTTGCTGATAATTTTTGTAGGGCTCGAAAAGTAAATGGAAATGCATCCGTGAAGTAGGAATCGGCGTCCCaatacgggatagctgtgagcaccacactggctggaacaatgaggttcgatctgtgtggtattcagTGCTGTCACGAGGAGCTTAGCTGCTAGCTACCGAGCGCctccacagtttgcggatagtggaatgctccatacggagtagctgcaacggcagtcgcggacaatcagcagtatcaaacggagagtctcagtgagaggccgggcggcaccaactcttgcacaaatactgagtgtctatgatgctcgatatgacaaggctggttattggcgcctttaaataacctatggccaacctgttcccacggcgatatgtcctttggaccggaacgacctcgctcacctgcaggagcttgacgaggatcgccatttgcatatgaaaatgtggctacaacagcaaAAGGAATCGGCGTAACATCCAAGTTTGCTATTGATGCAAACCATGATGTGTTGAATCCCCCATTTTATAAATATTCCATCAAACGCTGAACCTAACCATCCACGAATGTACAAAATGATATCCGCATATAATCCGCCGAACTTTcccaaatttacaaaatttgaattttcctgCGTCCGACCTGATGATGTATAAAAAAGATGCTCAATGataaaatcaaattgtgtttcCCTAGATAATGTACATCCTAAACTTGCAACATCTTACTCATATTTTCAACTCTACATTACGGAAAAACTCATAAGTTGTACCAGTTCCCAAATCCAAAAATGGTAGTGAATACGGCCCCATCTCAATTCCTCCTTTTTACAAAGGCTTTTGAGTTCATAATAAAATTTAGGGCTACCTTAATGAACGGAGGTTTCTCTCGAATAAGCAGTCCGGAAGCACAGCTGCGTAACAACCCCCtgcaaagacataactacatgcgtTCTAAGCAATACCTCCTGGGCTGTTATCGTAGAgaccattcaaatcatcatcttgtgaccTCATCCTCATgacctagagcgtgaggttcagcaaTACTAGAGATCAAGCGGGTATAGACAACATTCAGGCAGACACGGTGGCAGATGCAgaaaatagctaccgggtgaatgtggtccttggagaacgaccgccaacCATTGCACCTgtagaaattgacctccctcgGCAAACCAGGGTCTTTCTGGCTCAAGTACGATAAGATTACTTCCATTGGTAGCTGGTATATTAATGCTTCGTGTCAGCTAGCGTGTATATTGGGCTCCGCCCAACAtttgccctttcttactggtttcttgttagtttaaattgaaataagataaaatacaATGCAAACCTGTCAATTTTAGGACGAAGTTAATGCCAAACTCCAACATCTCAACTTAAAAAAACACTCAAACGTGTTGAAGAACATGGATATAATTAAACTTCTAATTGGAGTAAGGGTTTTTCTAAtgatttgaaaatattaaacgAATCTTGAGATGAAAACTATCTTAGTTTAGGTTGGAGTGGCAGTCCTTTCCAGACTTATTTAGACAATATTAAGtccattgttgttgtcgttgtagcagtttattgtgttctatctttcgtcagcttgattctgttgagtgtcaagactcaGGAaccctgcgactaagatgggatgcgtccacagggatctggatctgagtcgagtgggcaGTCCATTTTGATagcacagtagcgacagaccgagacttttcaatcccatggcagccggttgtacgtaccggattaacccgatggattcctccatcggcaagggctgccgcctcaatgtacaGAACACtgctccaacaacaacaaacaaggcTTTTGGtgagaatcgaacccacgaccccacGCTGATAATCCGACCAAGCTACCAACTCGGTTACTGgggccgagttggtagcgttcgATAAGTTGAAGGCAAACTGCACTTTATCAAAAAAACTAAACTCTAAGGGcaataaaatggaaaaacatCTGAGAATCGGAGGAAACCAATGAACAtatcctaggttaggttaggttaggtcgctAGTGTGATACCACACTAGCGACAGACTAAGGTttttggcgggaatcgaacccacgacccctgtaaTGGAAATACAAGCAcgataccaactcggctaccgaggCACCATAGATTGTGCTGGCTTGCGCAtctaaaaaaaagacaaaaaattaaCGATGGCTTTTCCTTTACTTATGGAGCTGAAGGGCTGGAAAATCCCTGCCTACCATGAAGGCTTAAGGCGTTTAGAGACAAGATTCCACTAGAACACCTTTTTGTCACTCACTCACAACCTCATCAATTTGGACGGTTTTGTGGCATTTTCACCAGCCATTTCAGGCATCGACGACAGTGGATGACAGCATTCCTAGAGTCTGCCCTTCATGCGACGCAGCAACCAATAACACCTATTTATATGCAACGCTATCACGTCCTATATAATTGCAAAATCACTTTAACCTGCTCCGATAAAGGCGACTACATTTGGGTACCTCGAGCTAGGTATAGTCCAGATAGAATAATCCAAAATAAAACTACATTTAGTGTACTGCAGGTATGCTGCTACTTTCTCATTGTTTCCTTATCAGTCCTAGGTTTCATATTGCTCCAATACGATTCAGTCGATTTTCACTACACCGATTTCAATGGGGTTATCCGCAGTAAATAAAATTGAATCCCAATAACCGCAGTATCTaaaaggaaaaatttgcaaaatgagtgaaaataaaataattcttcaatctcattttcttttttgctttaatttattGCTATCTTACAATTTACAAGACCATGTGTAAATAAATGTTATGTTTATAATGTATTTGTATTCACAATAAGACCAAGAACATATCAAAGAGTAACATGTATATTTGGGGAAAACTTCTATTAATTCTACATTCGCATGGGGTTTATATTTCATAGAAGTTTCTGAATCAAGCCCAGGTCATAATAACGTATATATAGATATGGCAGACATAGTAGATCAATTTTCTATTCTTCTACCTACATATGTATATCGATTGCTATTCgctattttttttgtattcatttTATCAAAAGTGATTTGACATGGCATTCAAGATAAAGAAATGGCAATTTCGAGATACACGCCTTGATAACAGAccctaacaaaaacaaatttttagagACGTGAGATTGAAAGAAAACTCCTAGTGGGCGTTTTTGGTGTATGTAGTAGTTGTGATGGCAAGTGAGTTATTGCTTAATAATACACGTATGATTTACATGGAATTTAAACCTATATAGAGATAAGAGAGAACACTATTCGTGGGATCAAGTTGTGAAACATATCGAAATCCCTGATTCGTtttgaatttataaataaaaaaatctttggtTAGAAGTTATACGCGGCCGAAGAAGTAGTAGACATCACTGGGATCACAATATGAACCGAAGAAGTAAGACACACTTTCACAGATGCATGCGTTGCCAAAATTTACTCATGCGAGtattcgtgtcaaatatggaACGCACCAGAAAAACTTGCAGCAAACCTACAGCTATCATGGCGCATATCTGGAACATGGACCAGGTGTTGACTTTAATGAAGTTGGTTTCAGCTAAATTACGATCGCGTGCTTCATGTGAACGCAGCATATCTTGTATTTGCCGAGCCTTGGTCATCTGCATACGGATACGACCAATATAGTCCATTATATCTTGTACTTTCATCTCGTAAAATTCTTCAGGTGTCAAACCTTCGAATACATCATTCCACTGATCATCTCCCAGATTCTGTTCGCCCTCCTTTTCGACAATTAGCTCAAAGAAGACGGTTTTCCGGTTGAATGAGCTGAAACTGTTATCGAAGCAGAAGCGATAGTCGCCCTCTTTCTGGACATCGTGGCGATGAATGTTTTCGGGCTTTTTGAAGTCGCTCACTATTATCAGACCTATGGGATCCGCTAGAGAAAAGCTGATGTCTAAATCCCCATGACCGCCGTCGATTACTTGATATTCAATATCAATTGTTTCGCCCATTTTTACCGGGTGAAAATAACACTCCTTTTTGCCCGCATCAATGTGCACGGTCATTTCTTTGTCGTATGATTCCACCACAACCAATGATAATACGAAGCAACTCAGTGCAAAAAATGACTTTCTGTGAGATCGAGTTAGTAAATCCTAAAACGAGTAAACACACCAATCAGCCTAAAGATTTAAAGATACCAAAGACAACTAAAAAAGTTACCATTGTTTTGATGATAAACCCAATACACCAACTAATCGTGTTGAGGGGATTGCTTGATTTTATGACTTTACCCACTCTACTCTGTGACGCAAAACGAATAACGGCTGTCAAATGTCAAATCCTAAGTAGTATTAAGAAGACAACGtcattaggtctgttcgcgtactttgccagtaaaaatttgcaggagagtaagagccattttactctctttaaaaaaatttcgaacataGTTACGCaaacgacttccagtgaaaatatgagaaaaaaaagctgaattttgttttggttggttttttatttgcttgcttggaaatcaattatttttaaataaaaaattctggcgatatttgtaaggtattttccttagataaacatcaatttattgacccgtGAGTGAAAAAGCTAAAAGGGTAGCCATTTGTAcatatatccgtgatctccgtgtcgctggacagccatcacaaattaccCGATGGAGTCATTCATTAGCTCGATGGAGTCTTAGAGCGTACAACACACGAAGCTActaatgtcatccgtggcgccaaatcgcGCAATGCGCTGGTTCCggacagaatctctacactgatgctgaagaatctggatctgtctggagtcgattaccttacaactgtcctcagcctatctgaacactattatagtacccgatgtttggaagatagGCAGTCTGATCACGCTATTGAAATCtgaaaaggacacgagcaagggggaATCGTGCAGACCGCTTTctcttctctcatcagtagccaaggcGCATAAGGGACACCTCCTCTctttggacaatttccattcgccgagcatcagcatgcatttcgaaggcttcataggactacaactgctttacatgacATCACCGTATACAAAAGAACACTTGTTGTACTTACAAAGATACCCATGACTATATTGTGGCTGGataaattgctacgaccactgacgtgaggctaagggagcttcctATTtgctcatgtggcggctacggacactttgcTATCATTCAggatatctgtatccgttcacaattggcagactaatttgcactaattttttgcttacctctgcctttttgatccattttgccgttagcttttgtattttcatgtaacggctgATTTTTATAAACAGCAGATATTTACAAAActtctgttcaaagttgcaaatttctgctggcaaaaaagtcGGAGTAGGAATTCGtaggttctctattttctaactggcaaaatttgctctctccCGCGCGCTCTCTCTTCTGGCAAATAaactaagcgaaatttttgagttcccgaacacagctatTAGGAGGTAGCGTCTTTAGCACAACAATACGAAGATAACAACaaggagaatgcaaacaaaaatctgacatcttaataccgtcaagcaggattcactgaataaggttaagccaagcgatcagccgatatactttttttttaatatttggcagtacttggcattgaggatgtcaacttgttctctttttacattcattctttgtttacgttttctcctatatgatgacattttcaatcgtcagatttgacatccttaatgatgtttatggggcctatccactttgtgtttttgcatgtgacctaaccttctattagtgaatcctgaccgTCAagcctggccggctgttaaaagctgttcgcatgagaccacctttttaaatctacCTTGGTTTAGACCAATgctgttttgagcaaacgactcgttttccctttataatccTTTGAAAACACATTGTTTTTCCTTTACTATATTTAAgggcaaaacgactcgtttgccacaaaaacgatTAAAGCATGTGAAcccaaataaatgcctaaattgtgctaaataaacacagccctgaataatgtcaaaaaattgaaattgaattatttccaaaaaataattataaaatcaacaaaattgaGCAGATAAAGCATGAAAAAGTAAATCTTAACAATAGTGCATGATAACATTTATGTTCGAGTGTGAAAAAGTGCAATTTCCTAAACATCCCAACTAGTGTGAACGGTGGAGGTGTTTTTCAAAACGACAAAAGCAAAACGAGTCAATGTAGACATGGCATTAGTGAACCCTTcccctttttttttattttacttgccAAATAAAACAAGCCTGTGGTAGTGGCAATAGTTTCAGCGACcggtgtttctttttttgtcttatAGAGTCTATAAACAGAGCGGGGGAGCAGATTTTGAGaataaacaaatacaaatttggaaatttgaaaaatgtctGAAAATCCTTACCAATCTTTGCTGCTCAACATAGCAGATCATTTTGTTGAAAACATTCCAACGCATGATACTTCGGAACAGTATCGCAATATAACAACATTGATACGAATACACAATGACAAGCTGGCTAAATTGGGCGAATGTAGCTTTTCGTGCAAGCCCGAAATATGGTCGAAATATTTTCCTGCCTCTGAGGGATACCAAATTGTGGAACATGCTTTTGAATTGCTGAATGAAACATCAGAAGAGAATCGGCAAGATCTTTTGAATGAAGCAAAAGCCTGGAATTTCCCAGTGGCAAAATTGGAGATTGAACAAGAACGATGCCACTTGCATCTGCAAAGAAGTTGCATTATGAAAAGCCTGATACAACAGGTCCTTTGCAGCACAAACATGTTTGGTAACATGCGAAAAACGCAAAAGCGATTTGTCCGCTTGAAGCCTTTGCAAGAATATGGATTAAGCTACCAGGATATTTCATTTTATAGAGCACAGATTGTACATCAAACTTTAAGGAGACTCTTGGTGCTTTCTCAGTGGCCCATTGTTGACGATTTAGCCGACTGTCATCCGGTCATGGACATTAACGTTTTGAGTGTGGCTTCAAAGGTTTCCCAGGAATTTGCACCGGATGTCTCAGTGACCATAAAATGTGGCTTAGTAACTGATCCCTTAAGAAAAGGACGTGTCTGCCAACTACCCACCGAGGAGTATTTAAGGTTTCAATTAGATGGTTTTATTTGctatattatttgtttttttttaacagatcTTTTTTTTGTAGTCTCCGTTCCAATAACATGTGTTTAATGGCCTTACATAAATATGGGGTACGTGTAAAACAGGACGCCCGTTTCTGTGCTTTAATGAAGCGCTTGGGAAGTGCAGCTGTCACAGTTGACCTATTGGAAGTGAGAAACTCAAGTCCTGTACAGATAATAAGAAATGGTCAGGGAAGTACAAAGGGTGCTTCATTTATTCTCTACAATTCCGCAAGATTGGAGTCGTTGCTGAGGACATTTGAAGAACGAATTGATAGGAGGATCTACGACCCAGTGCCAGAAATAAATGATATCGATTACAGTTTGTTAAAAGAAGAGGTATGTAAAACGTATATAAATAGGTATAAAAAGCGTTGATAAGTGTCAATAGAATGAGGCTCGACAGCCAATGTGTAGCCATTCTGGGCGTACACTAGCTTTACAATCAGCTGGTTGTGTGTACCGGATTGACGCGATGGAACCCTTCATCGGCCaggagctgccgcctcagtgtacgtgttcgtccgtttttcgtcatggaagaggcacatcccggagagACTTCTGCGCACGCAAGATTTAAATCTTCAAATCTCTTGCAGCGGAAATCTTCATCCACATTGCTCACTAAAAATACGGGTGAGATGAATAATGAGCTGAACGTGAAAGTCGATGGAGTAGCGATTCCGGCAATCAAGTATCCAAAAAAACTTGGTGGCACATTTGACAGCCCTATACAATATTTTCACATGTCACTTGGCATGCTGACAAAGAAatcttcaatcccatggcagccgattgtacgtaccggattgacccgatgaagtccttcatcggcaagggctgccgcctcagtgtacaacacactacgacaacaacaacaacaagagatgcgccaggtt includes:
- the LOC106088776 gene encoding transmembrane emp24 domain-containing protein 5, whose amino-acid sequence is MDLLTRSHRKSFFALSCFVLSLVVVESYDKEMTVHIDAGKKECYFHPVKMGETIDIEYQVIDGGHGDLDISFSLADPIGLIIVSDFKKPENIHRHDVQKEGDYRFCFDNSFSSFNRKTVFFELIVEKEGEQNLGDDQWNDVFEGLTPEEFYEMKVQDIMDYIGRIRMQMTKARQIQDMLRSHEARDRNLAETNFIKVNTWSMFQICAMIAVGLLQVFLVRSIFDTNTRMSKFWQRMHL
- the LOC106088782 gene encoding DALR anticodon-binding domain-containing protein 3; this translates as MSENPYQSLLLNIADHFVENIPTHDTSEQYRNITTLIRIHNDKLAKLGECSFSCKPEIWSKYFPASEGYQIVEHAFELLNETSEENRQDLLNEAKAWNFPVAKLEIEQERCHLHLQRSCIMKSLIQQVLCSTNMFGNMRKTQKRFVRLKPLQEYGLSYQDISFYRAQIVHQTLRRLLVLSQWPIVDDLADCHPVMDINVLSVASKVSQEFAPDVSVTIKCGLVTDPLRKGRVCQLPTEEYLSLRSNNMCLMALHKYGVRVKQDARFCALMKRLGSAAVTVDLLEVRNSSPVQIIRNGQGSTKGASFILYNSARLESLLRTFEERIDRRIYDPVPEINDIDYSLLKEEEEWQMAFAYLAGFPDLIDRCLEQLDRGLCATHLIIRFLNGLVAVFSVYYRRVRILTEKREQLMPYVYSRILLIRAVREILNKTLSLLDIEPVEFM